From Pyrenophora tritici-repentis strain M4 chromosome 1, whole genome shotgun sequence, the proteins below share one genomic window:
- a CDS encoding GTPase SAR1 and related small G protein, whose amino-acid sequence MAPPKQRKMAIVGSRAVGKSSLTVQFVDGHFVDSYYPTIENTFSKMIKYKNQEFATEIIDTAGQDPADWDALYQDEYSILNSKHFIGIHGYMIVYSVASKQSFEMARIIRDKILNHLAVEWVPLVIVGNKSDLRPEQRQVTPEDGRALAAEFKCAWTEASARYNENVQKAFELMVAEVERSQNPGEPTGGSKCAVM is encoded by the exons ATGGCACCACCCAAACAAAGAAAGATGGCCATTGTCGGCAGTAGGGCAGTCG GCAAGTCGAGTTTGACGGTGCAATTCGTCGACGGCCATTTCGTAGACAGCTACTATCCGACTATCGAGAATACGTTTAGTAAGATGATCAAATACAAGAATCAAGAATTTGCGACGGAGATTATCGATACCGCTGGCCAG GATCCTGCTGACTGGGATGCTCTTTACCAGGATGAATACAGTATCCTCAACTCGAAGCATTTTATCGGCATTCATGGATATATGATTGTCTACTCGGTCGCCAGCAAGCAAAGCTTTGAGATGGCGCGTATTATTCGCGACAAGATTCTCAATCACCTC GCTGTGGAATGGGTTCCTCTCGTTATTGTAGGCAACAAGTCTGACCTCCGCCCCGAACAACGACAAGTCACTCCCGAAGACGGCCGCGCTCTCGCTGCAGAGTTCAAGTGCGCGTGGACAGAAGCTAGTGCGCGCTACAACGAGAACGTACAAAAGGCTTTCGAGCTCATGGTTGCCGAAGTGGAACGTTCTCAGAACCCTGGTGAGCCCACTGGTGGCAGCAAGTGTGCAGTAATGTAA
- a CDS encoding WAPL multi-domain protein — MADTMFAQFTTSDRRKKVVYGKSSRLSGALPPAPLPNEDAPPSPERPRKQTAVSSGALKKAAGSLKIGNSSGNARTKNDDIDIFDVPSEDEIVVRAKPTKKLVTKPRTPEEDLPMSTTEDDGRKGPKKLAKAKRPSTKPEPTKATVIAKKLPKPAPVPPLSSSDPIAPRTLRTKTPQPTELLKQTVKNAGLAQRPTASAPSVVSRAQKVAKTSTALSLKKTAAKPVAKPPQGLDVFDMPSSDDEAPLTVKKAPRQMPVGKRKESAKEHQTKPREGRKESAESDDSNASNKRKRQRSVSSTIAVTKPLSRQKSELPDAQRSRKYQKSEGSTSSVQRPLDQPPPSRPRDTEPASSRTAAVNKPKRTRQRTVPVLAPSTITKGSSSPARLNSMIPSREPSKSTIVVEVPEVAEAEDQTMYDIPDALATPVRPVRTPKVTTPGSATPRQKDLFGRLLGDASSSATPMPMISALQLTDRKPRSLIGSMSRSKSDVTHGTETRKTRLIDTLKHVESSSEDEEESSSLSDQEPEERLVGVQSIARSSQEAKAADCGAELASDDMEVDGGANVDSQTSQTTSGFGVRPKLTYAMSRSYLRETDPDEDLLIPMEFDMPGSQSQRRDTVSVSEDEPEAVGQAQAHHELKSRGRNYVFEQEAQTMIDDISSTTTNSIRRNAMAELCTKMANETFCSQLLDTPLAHHLFKNISAGGEIIFEFAVAVATVFILRINPTYTVLDQLHETGIMTRLVKLVGNDTEVQKIAKDRKTNLSKIAKESVLTFRTLVQQSGIWLSTPPSKITPQLVALRAIELLVIGLRKAGNAGVLLDHTMVSQLVDIASNSNERLSINEGTPEDDTIMAMILSTLESVSATRQRQVTWSTTVLRKIAGFMPRFFHPDAASSTMLSVKLCMNLTNNKPKACQPFSAKAFVQPLVLSVIERFTFLNAGLAPEKRTEVLESLILSLGATINLAEFSDEMRANVGDSEQTIATLVAIFLEGSERASQANSLEDSHSGVTIGYLAVLLGNLCLDERIRDRVRALLPNKRLDTLVDSIKEFVRVHEHVDRKVEDFEGAEGQEALQTYTARLMHVVERLQSATA, encoded by the exons ATGGCGGACACCATGTTCGCCCAGTTTACCACATCAGACCGCCGCAAAAAGGTCGTCTACGGCAAATCGTCGCGTCTGTCTGGCGCCCTACCACCTGCACCGCTGCCAAACGAAGATGCGCCTCCATCGCCCGAGCGACCGCGAAAACAGACGGCAGTCTCGAGTGGGGCGCTGAAAAAGGCAGCGGGAAGCTTGAAGATTGGAAATAGCTCGGGCAATGCGCGCACAAAGAATGATGACATTGACATCTTCGACGTGCCATCCGAGGACGAGATCGTAGTGCGCGCGAAGCCCACGAAGAAGCTCGTAACAAAGCCACGGACGCCCGAAGAAGACCTGCCCATGTCCACAACTGAAGATGACGGCCGTAAAGGACCGAAGAAGTTGGCCAAAGCTAAGCGACCATCGACCAAACCGGAGCCTACGAAAGCTACCGTTATCGCGAAGAAGCTGCCAAAGCCTGCACCCGTGCCACCGCTTTCGTCCTCTGACCCTATCGCGCCTCGAACACTACGCACAAAGACACCCCAGCCGACAGAGCTGCTGAAACAAACTGTGAAGAATGCCGGGTTGGCACAGCGACCCACGGCTTCCGCGCCATCAGTGGTATCCAGGGCGCAAAAGGTGGCGAAGACAAGCACGGCATTGTCTTTGAAGAAAACCGCTGCGAAGCCTGTGGCAAAACCACCGCAAGGCCTGGATGTATTTGACATGCCATCTTCGGATGACGAGGCTCCTTTGACAGTAAAGAAAGCGCCCCGTCAGATGCCAGTGGGCAAGAGGAAGGAGTCTGCGAAAGAGCATCAGACAAAGCCTAGAGAAGGGCGCAAAGAGTCGGCAGAGTCTGACGATTCTAACGCGTCCAACAAGCGGAAACGCCAGCGGTCCGTCTCCTCTACTATCGCCGTAACCAAGCCATTGTCACGACAGAAGTCTGAGCTTCCAGATGCTCAGCGAAGCCGCAAGTACCAGAAGAGCGAGGGCAGTACATCATCAGTTCAGAGACCTCTAGACCAACCACCTCCAAGTCGACCCCGAGATACTGAACCTGCATCGTCGCGGACAGCTGCAGTCAACAAACCGAAAAGGACAAGACAGCGCACGGTACCTGTATTGGCGCCGTCCACGATTACCAAGGGGTCATCTTCGCCAGCCAGGCTCAACAGTATGATTCCGAGCCGCGAACCATCCAAGTCGACCATTGTCGTAGAGGTACCTGAAGTTGCCGAGGCGGAAGACCAGACCATGTACGACATTCCAGACGCTCTAGCTACGCCTGTTCGTCCAGTTCGCACGCCAAAAGTCACAACGCCTGGCTCTGCAACACCGCGGCAAAAGGATCTTTTCGGCAGACTGCTAGGCGATGCTTCATCATCGGCTACACCAATGCCAATGATCTCTGCTCTACAACTGACAGATCGTAAACCAAGATCGCTTATTGGTAGCATGTCAAGGTCCAAGTCGGACGTCACTCACGGTACTGAAACCCGTAAGACTAGACTTATTGACACACTCAAACATGTAGAGAGTAGTTCAGAGGACGAGGAAGAGAGTAGTAGTTTGAGTGACCAAGAGCCGGAAGAGCGCCTTGTCGGCGTTCAGTCCATCGCGAGATCTTCTCAAGAAGCCAAGGCCGCTGATTGCGGAGCTGAACTGGCTTCTGATGATATGGAAGTGGATGGGGGTGCCAACGTGGATTCGCAGACATCGCAAACCACTTCCGGTTTTGGCGTCCGTCCGAAACTCACGTACGCAATGTCGCGGTCATACCTCAGAGAAACCGACCCCGACGAAGATCTACTGATCCCAATGGAATTCGATATGCCTGGCTCTCAATCGCAGCGTAGAGACACTGTCTCCGTATCAGAGGACGAGCCGGAGGCAGTGGGTCAAGCGCAGGCTCATCATGAGCTCAAGAGCCGCGGACGGAACTACGTTTTCGAGCAGGAAGCACAGACAATGATCGATGACATTTCCAGCACAACAACCAACAGCATTCGACGTAATGCAATGGCTGAGTTGTGCACAAAGATGGCCAACGAAACGTTCTGTAGTCAATTACTTGACACGCCCCTAGCCCATCATTTGTTCAAGAATATCTCTGCTGGCGGTGAAATTATCTTCGAATTTGCTGTCGCCGTTGCTACCGTCTTCATCCTGCGGATCAACCCCACATACACCGTTCTAGACCAACTCCACGAAACTGGGATTATGACCCGTCTAGTAAAGCTTGTCGGAAACGATACAGAGGTTCAAAAGATAGCGAAAGATCGCAAGACGAACCTGTCGAAGATTGCCAAGGAATCGGTACTGACCTTCCGCACGCTGGTCCAGCAATCCGGCATCTGGCTGTCCACGCCACCGAGCAAGATAACACCACAACTTGTAGCCCTTAGAGCGATTGAGCTCCTCGTAATAGGTCTGCGCAAGGCTGGAAATGCTGGAGTGCTGCTTGATCATACCATGGTTTCGCAGCTTGTTGACATTGCTTCCAACTCGAATGAACGATTGAGCATTAACGAAGGGACCCCTGAGGATGATACGATCATGGCTATGATACTTTCTACATTGGAGTCGGTTTCAGCTACAAGGCAAAGACAGGTTACGTGGTCCACTACTGTCCTTCGAAAGATCGCTGGGTTCATGCCTCGATTCTTCCATCCTGACGCAGCCTCCTCGACCATGTTATCGGTTAAGCTCTGTATGAATCTTACCAACAATAAGCCAAAAGCTTGCCAGCCATTTTCTGCCAAGGCCTTTGTGCAACCTCTTGTGCTATCCGTCATCGAGAGGTTCACATTCCTTAATGCAGGACTGGCACCAGAGAAGCGAACTGAGGTCTTGGAGAGCCTCATCCTAAGCTTGGGCGCTACCATCAACCTCGCTGAATTTAGTGATGAAATGAGAGCCAACGTTGGCGACAGTGAGCAGACGATAGCTACCTTAGTCGCGATCTTTCTAGAGGGTTCCGAGCGAGCGTCACAG GCAAACTCTCTCGAAGACTCTCATTCCGGTGTAACGATTGGGTATCTCGCCGTACTACTAGGCAATCTATGTCTTGACGAAAGAATAAGGGACAGGGTTCGCGCGCTCCTACCGAACAAGCGGCTCGATACGCTCGTCGACAGCATCAAAGAGTTTGTTCGGGTGCATGAGCATGTTGATAGAAAGGTGGAGGACTTTGAGGGGGCAGAAGGGCAAGAGGCTTTGCAGACCTACACCGCGCGCCTCATGCATGTTGTGGAGAGGTTGCAAAGCGCAACGGCTTGA
- a CDS encoding Upp, Uracil phosphoribosyltransferase — protein sequence MSTESQPTAPSQCVGPDYRDSAQKPTATVSTPLSQANVHILPQTPQLIALLTMIRDRSTGRADFIFYSNRIIRLLVEEGLNHLPVESQEITTPVGHTYAGVKFEGKICGVSIMRAGESMEQGLRDCCRSVRIGKILIQRDEETAKPKLYYDKLPEDISDRWVLLLDPMLATGGSALMAIDVLKSRGVPEDHILFLNLIASPEGAQNLAEQFPKVRVVTAFVDQGLDEKNYIVPGLGDFGDRFYTM from the exons ATGTCTACCGAATCTCAACCCACGGCGCCCTCGCAATGCGTAGGGCCTGACTACCGGGATTCTGCTCAAAAGCCAACGGCAACAGTTTCCACACCCCTCAGTCAGGCCAATGTTCACATTCTGCCTCAAACCCCCCAGCTGATAGCACTGCTCAC CATGATACGCGACCGCTCCACCGGCCGTGCAGACTTCATCTTCTACAGCAACCGAATCATCCGTCTCCTCGTCGAAGAAGGTCTCAACCACCTTCCCGTCGAATCCCAGGAAATCACTACGCCTGTAGGCCACACCTATGCGGGTGTAAAGTTTGAAGGCAAGATCTGTGGCGTGTCCATCATGCGAGCGGGGGAGTCCATGGAACAGGGGCTTAGGGACTGCTGTAGAAGTGTTCGTATCGGCAAGATCTTGATCCAGAGAGATGAGGAGACTGCCAAGCCAAAGCTTTACTATGACAAGCTGCCCGAGGACATCAGCGATAGGTGGGTATTATTACTGGATCCCATGCTGGCTACTG GCGGTTCGGCGCTCATGGCTATTGATGTGCTCAAGTCCAGGGGTGTTCCAGAGGACCATATTCTGTTCCTCAACCTTATTGCAAGCCCGGAAGGCGCGCAGAATCTTGCAGAACAGTTCCCCAAGGTTAGGGTAGTGACTGCCTTTGTCGACCAGGGACTAGACGAAAAGAA CTACATCGTCCCGGGACTAGGTGACTTTGGTGATCGATTCTACACCATGTAA
- a CDS encoding transcription elongation factor gives MNPNFRDRVTALQRKTAIHTTTHCNSDDHRGLKDSLGGKRKSSSKPQGPKKKEKLPTTFQCLFCNHEKSVSVSIEKKSGVGNLQCKVCGQTFQTNINYLSAPVDVYADWIDACDAVAKEAAKGNAEMSRSSNRMGRMPTAHNQDDDDGDGGFIEHDEADAEGEYAD, from the exons ATGAATCCAAACTTTCGCGACCGCGTCACTGCACTCCAGCGGAAGACGGCAATCCACACCACGACTCATTGTAATTCAGACGACCATCGCGGTCTCAAAGATAGCCTCGGA GGTAAACGCAAGTCGTCCAGTAAGCCTCAAGGCCCCAAGAAG AAGGAGAAGCTGCCCACCACCTTCCAATGCCTCTTCTGCAACCACGAGAAGTCTGTCAGCGTCTCCATCGAGAAGAAGTCGGGCGTCGGCAACCTCCAATGCAAAGTCTGCGGCCAGACCTTCCAAACCAACATCAACTACCTCAGCGCGCCTGTCGACGTGTATGCCGACTGGATCGATGCGTGTGATGCTGTCGCAAAGGAGGCAGCCAAGGGAAATGCTGAGATGTCAAGAAGCAGCAACCGCATGGGCAGGATGCCGACGGCGCATAATCAGGACGATGACGACGGTGATGGCGGCTTTATCGAGCACGATGAGGCAGACGCCGAGGGCGAGTATGCCGACTAG
- a CDS encoding RibA, GTP cyclohydrolase II: MSTETPTSDAVLKEILEGLKALRAENSSLAASIDKINGRVNMLAGIKQIKDEAANEAANGALSKDKASEVQREKTVEAVSEQYEQPPESADAPPRRTSVSKFSKIILTSYPGQAGVDPLPMEWGAKDPAVRGPVVVSRHPNTIRRRNAIGAHGGSYSIYNALAVASKNLDITHKPDFTNTEPAAKIGPFPQWSDGKKIVAMDPYGHLAPWLYKESMDKDDVEIRPTIAITRAHMKLPELEESVRKGRLVPDGKICINETGEVAVTKVAVEPVWYLPGVAERFNIDEGTLRRTLFEETGGSYPELITRHDIKLFLPPIGGLTVYIFGDPAKMSDPNSRLALRVHDECNGSDVFGSDICTCRPYLTFGIEEAVKEAQKGGSGVVIYFRKEGRALGEVTKYLVYNARKRGEDRASEYFKRTENIAGVKDMRFQALMPDILHWLGITKIDRMLSMSNMKHDAIVEQGIPIHERVPIPDDMIPADSRVEIDAKIQAGYFTTGHVMSMDELANVKGRGWEDIDH; encoded by the exons ATGTCTACCGAAACCCCCACCAGCGATGCTGTCCTTAAGGAGATCCTCGAAGGGCTCAAGGCCCTCCGGGCCGAGAACTCCTCACTTGCAGCTTCTATTGATAAGATCAATGGACGCGTAAATATGCTGGCTGGTATCAAGCAGATCAAGGACGAGGCAGCAAATGAAGCTGCCAATGGTGCTCTGAGCAAGGACAAGGCGAGCGAAGTGCAGAGAGAGAAAACCGTAGAAGCTGTTAGCGAGCAGTATGAGCAGCCACCTGAAAGTGCTGATGCTCCTCCACGTCGTACAAGTGTGTCAAAGTTCTCAAAGATCATCTTGACCTCGTATCCGGGTCAGGCAGGTGTCGATCCATTGCCCATGGAATGGGGCGCTAAGGACCCTGCTGTTCGTGGCCCTGTCGTTGTTTCCAGACATCCGAATACTATTCGTAGGCGTAATG CTATTGGTGCTCACGGGGGCTCTTACTCCATCTACAACGCTCTTGCCGTAGCAAGCAAGAACTTGGACATCACTCACAAGCCCGACTTCACCAACACGGAGCCGGCCGCAAAGATTGGGCCTTTCCCCCAATGGAGCGACGGGAAGAAGATCGTGGCAATGGATCCGTATGGTCATCTTGCGCCTTGGCTGTACAAGGAGTCCATGGACAAGGATGATGTCGAAATTAGACCTACCATTGCCATCACAAGAGCACACATGAAGTTGCCCGAGCTCGAAGAGAGTGTGAGGAAGGGGCGTCTCGTGCCGGACGGCAAGATCTGCATCAATGAAACGGGCGAGGTCGCTGTCACAAAGGTCGCGGTTGAACCCGTGTGGTACCTTCCAGGAGTAGCTGAACGCTTCAACATTG ACGAGGGAACTCTGCGCCGAACACTGTTTGAGGAGACTGGTGGCTCCTATCCAGAGCTCATTACCCGTCACGATATCAAGCTCTTCCTCCCACCCATCGGCGGTTTGACCGTCTACATTTTCGGTGACCCAGCAAAGATGTCGGACCCCAACTCCAGACTCGCTCTCCGTGTTCACGATGAATGCAATGGAAGCGACGTCTTCGGCTCCGATATCTGCACATGTCGTCCATACCTGACCTTTGGTATTGAAGAGGCCGTCAAGGAAGCGCAGAAGGGCGGCAGTGGTGTTGTCATCTACTTCCGTAAAGAGGGTCGCGCTCTTGGCGAGGTGACAAAGTATCTCGTCTACAATGCCAGGAAGCGGGGAGAAGACCGCGCTAGCGAGTACTTCAAGCGAACTGAGAATATTGCTGGTGTCAAGGACATGCGCTTCCAGGCTCTTATGCCGGATATTCTTCATTGGCTCGGCATTACAAAGATTGACAGGATGCTGAGTATGTCCAACATGAAACACGATGCCATTGTTGAGCAAGGCATCCCCATTCACGAGCGTGTGCCAATTCCCGACGATATGATTCCGGCTGACAGCCGTGTCGAGATTGATGCTAAGATCCAGGCCGGTTACT TTACGACTGGTCACGTCATGTCCATGGACGAATTGGCAAACGTTAAGGGTCGTGGTTGGGAAGACATTGAT CACTGA
- a CDS encoding Tymo-45kd-70kd domain containing protein: MSAHPRYYYSLPTEAPQRSRSGSRRPPLTPSTVSSPCLTTLAPTTCRRDSATSGSPHKASILLAKVASSPTTPRGETPPGSPMLAPRSRLNSEPAYSAERPAMSRTESDRYVRQYRQQDGYISFPDFEKFCQNQDVYGQQEQSTVKT; this comes from the exons ATGTCTGCCCATCCTCGATACTACTACTCGCTCCCCACTGAGGCGCCCCAACGGTCCCGATCGGGTAGCAGGCGACCACCTCTAACTCCATCAACTGTTTCTTCGCCATGCCTCACAACTCTCGCGCCCACTACCTGCCGACGGGACTCGGCAACGTCGGGCAGCCCACACAAGGCATCCATCCTTCTGGCAAAGGTCGCCTCGTCACCCACTACCCCACGTGGAGAGACACCACCCGGAAGCCCCATGCTTGCCCCACGCTCCAGGTTGAACTCGGAGCCAGCCTACTCTGCCGAGAGGCCTGCCATGTCGAGAACTGAGAGTGACCGTTACGTCAGACAGTACAGGCAGCAGG ACGGCTACATCAGCTTCCCTGACTTTGAGAAATTCTGCCAGAACCAGGACGTATATGGCCAGCAAGAACAGTCCACTGTCAAGACTTGA
- a CDS encoding 40S ribosomal protein eS1 — MAVGKNKRLSKGKKGLKKKTDTFAKKDWYNIKAPGTFAVRDVGKTLVNRTTGLKNANDALKGRIFEVSLADLQKDEDHAFRKVKLRVDEVQGKNCLTNFHGLDFTSDKLRSLVRKWQTLIEANVVVKTTDDYLLRLFCIAFTKRRPNQVKKTTYAQSSQIRAIRKKMVEIMARDASSCTLAQLTQKLIPEVIGREIEKATQGIYPLQNVHVRKVKLLKAPKFDLGALLGLHGESSQDDSGQKVEREFKETVLEQV; from the exons ATGGCTGTCGGCAAGAACAAGCGTCTTTCAAAGGGAAAGAAGGGTCTCAAGAAGAAGACCGACACTTTCGCGAAGAAGGACTGGTACAACATCAAGGCCCCAGGAACTTTTGCGGTCCGAGA TGTCGGCAAGACCCTCGTCAACCGTACCACCGGTCTCAAGAACGCAAACGACGCCCTGAAGGGCCGGATATTCGAGGTCTCGCTCGCCGATCTCCAGAAGGATGAGGACCACGCTTTCCGCAAGGTCAAGCTCCGCGTCGACGAGGTCCAGGGAAAGAACTGCCTGACCAACTTCCACGGACTCGACTTCACTTCCGACAAGCTCCGATCCCTCGTCCGCAAGTGGCAAACCCTCATTGAGGCCAATGTCGTTGTCAAGACCACCGACGACTACCTCCTCCGCCTCTTCTGCATTGCCTTCACCAAGCGACGACCGAACCAGGTCAAGAAGACCACATACGCCCAGTCCTCGCAGATTAGGGCTATCCGCAAGAAGATGGTTGAGATCATGGCCCGTGACGCCAGCTCGTGCACCCTCGCCCAGCTCACCCAGAAGCTCATCCCTGAGGTCATTGGTCGCGAGATCGAGAAGGCCACCCAGGGCATCTACCCTCTCCAGAAC GTTCACGTACGAAAGGTCAAGCTCCTCAAGGCACCCAAGTTCGACCTTGGTGCTCTCCTCGGTCTTCACGGCGAGTCAAGCCAGGACGACTCTGGTCAGAAGGTTGAGCGTGAGTTCAAGGAGACTGTCCTTGAGCAGGTTTAA